In Silene latifolia isolate original U9 population chromosome 6, ASM4854445v1, whole genome shotgun sequence, the genomic window TGCTTTTTCTGATAGGCAAGTTCATCTTCAGCACAACTTgctttttcctctttaattttttCAACATCTTGGAGCTTGAGATTAACCATGGGATTGGATCTTCCAAGTTCCTCAGCAAGTAGCTTGGTCAAATCAGCACCCCCGATTTCAAATCTTCTAGAGGCAATATGCTGAACAGCTCCTTCAATCACGGGCGCAATATCTGTCACATATGGAAGACGAGAAAGGTACTCACATATACAGATTACAGAAAAATAGAGCATAAACTACACATATGGAACGTAAATAGCATATGTATGCAAACACATAACCTACAGATAAACACATGAAACGTATGTAGCATAAGTATGCAAACGAACAAAGTACCCAAGAACTTTGGCTATCAATTGTACTCCCTTCACCCCGTTTATTCTTTTAACTGGAGGTCAGTTTTATGAAATAATGAAATCTCATTATTATTACCCCTTGTATTCAAGAATCTACAAACAGATGTAAGGTTGCCTAATTCATTATGAATACACCACACTCCATATGCTCTTATAGAGTATATGTTATATAGATTTAAGTAAGCATCATGATAGAATAAGCTCAGACCAATTAGCGATTCGCAATTCGCTGGGAATCAAGTGAATTTGGTAACAAAGTGTAGAGATACCACATTTCCTTGTCATTATGTTTTACTTAACTAGGGTTAGTACCTTAGTATAACAAATTCCTTTTCTTTTCCTAGATATAGAAGGGGGTCAACTATTTTAGAGTAGACCCAAAAAGAAATGGGTACAATATAAATGGGATGAAGTGTATAGCACATACTATACCTATCTTGCCGTGGCCAATATCAACTGTACAACCAGAAATACGTCCTGCTGCATAAAGAGACAATACAGCTTGCTCTGTTGCATAGAATCCCGAGACGTTAAATTTCTCAAACATCAGTTGGGCTAGTTGCTCTCTCGCAGCCTGGTCAGAAAGTCAGAAATGGGAATGTATCAAGTGTTAATTCTTTTGAAAAGTGTCAAGTCTCTAGACGCAAATGATCTCGTCAAAAAAAACTTAAGCCGGGCGTTCAGCGTCCAATCCGCCAAACACTTGTAGAAATTCCAAGAATAAAAAATTCTGTATCTGTAGAGCAGTTTTTTTGGAAGAAAGATAGAAAGAGAAAAGCGTTGCAGCAACCTTGGGTATTAAGAGTGGATCGGCGAATAATATCTGGCCTTCATTACCAAGTTCCCATCCAAGGCTCGTGTAGAGAAGATGGTGCATCATATCTTCCATAGCATCCCAATCACTGACAAAACCACGAACAATAGGATCGACTGTGATTTCCTCCGACAATGCGACATCATCTAATGAGCCATCTTCTGGCACACACTTCATTTGCGTAGGCATGATCTGAATCCCATTTAAGAAGTTAGGGTGAACTCCAATAAAGTTACAATGGCAACAGTGGTGACTATACCATGATCGGTAGACGGGAATAAAcataaatttatatgaatttgaAACTTCGTGTTTTATTAAATTTTCAATGTTGTTAAAAAGACACTTGGTGAATCCATTGCAGCCTACTGAGACAGGGCATTTTTCAAGATTGAATCATTAACTCTAAAATCATTCACATTTGCAAACCCTTACAGCAAACATTAAGACCAAATTTACAGATAGGTAAGCTTAATCTCTCTTTCATATCTCGTGAGACACCCAATACACTTACCTGTTCTCCTTAATAACAGATTCTAACACTCAAAGTAAAGTTACAATCACGTACAAACACAATAGACCCGTTCTCCTCACTTAAAGCTAGTCGTTTCTTTCCCTGCCATCACTTGACTAAAATGTAAGGTAATTCCTTAAAACCATACAGAACTAATAAGTATGATCACTTAACCAAACCCCAACTTCAGAACCCAATTGATAACGCCTATAAACCCTTCAAACATATCCTACCTACAACCAAAACAATCCACTAAATACAAAGATTAAACTAACACATCATATCTCTAGTTCAACTAACCAATAATATGAACAATACCCAACAGCATCACGGCGATAAGTAAGCATATTCACTCTCAATACTCATCAAAAAGCCAACTTCAGAACCAAACTTAAAAAGCTTATAAACCCTTCAAAGTTCAAACATACCCGTATACAACAAAACAACCGACTATTTCCACAAATCAAACAAACACATCATATTTCTAATTCAACTAAACAATAATTTGAACAATACACAACTGCATTACCGCGATAAGTCGATAACTAAGCATATTCACTCTCAATACTCATTAATGACCCAACTTCAGAACCCAATTTAAAAAGCTAATAAACCCTCCATAACATACCCTAAATCAACAAAACATACCACTATGTTCATAGCTTAAACTAACACATCATACTTCTAGTTCAACTAAACaataatttgaaattttgaacaaTACCCTTTAACATCACCGCGATGACTAAACATATTCACTCTCAATACTCGTCAAAAACAAATAAAGGTGGGAACTTTATACCCCAAATTGCACACACAAGAGGGAAAACATAACTCCCCATAAGCGGGCCTTCTTCAATATTCAAATTAACCCTTAACCCACCAACAGTCGCGGAGCCAGGATTTACAATAGGGACGAACAAGAAATGCTATAAGACAAActcgaaaaaaattgaaaaaatttaactaaaacttCAAACTTTTCATCCTCCAGCCAGAACGGCCGCATTGCTAACCCCCCTAGCTCCACCAATCTCAAAATTCAGACTATTAAGACCCAGAATGTCACTCTCATACAATCCAAAACCCAATTTTTTCTGTATAAATTCAATAATCGCTAAACAAAAGACATGGGCTTTTTGCTAAACAATTCTTAAGCAAAAGACCACACCTATAATTAAACATAAATTTGGTACCCCtttgtctcggtcatttgtttctTTTTTGTATTCTTTGTTAGGagtattttaattgaagataaacaaataatcgaGAACGAGGGAGTATATAAATAATAGAGTGAAAGATGAAATTAAAAGTGGAGAAAAATTACGATAGGAGGAGGTTGATCAGGGATTGCAAATCCTGCTTTGAGGAACTTGGATCCAACATCTACAACTATTGCTTCCATTTTTGttctactttctctctctaaaactcgAGCTTTCTGTGTTAAATCCCGCTATACTGCCCTTGTTTGATGTTCTGGAAGTCTAAAACCCCAGTCTAAACTCTAAATTAATGAAATTGCAGAAGTTGTAAAACGGACCTTTGGTGGTGGATAGAAGTGATTATTAAAAGATGTTTTATAAATTTAGGTAATAGAGGAATTGAGTCGAGCACGATTCCTACATATTTAGATACTCCGTTTAGTGAATTACGGTCAATCCTCCGGGAGGACGTTTTTGGGGCCGCTTATTATTAAAAATGCTAACAATTAATGATTTTCTTTCCGCCTctctagcaaaaaaaaaaaaaaaaaaaaaaaaaaaaaaaaaaaaaaataggtaaAACGGTCTTACACAAGTCTAATTACATATTTAGTTGACttcttttccaaaaaaaaaaataatcaattTTCCGAAAAATCGGTTATTATATAATAAAACACTAAAATCATATGCAAAAGACCGATGTCCTTATTATAGAAAAATAGATGTTAAAAAAAGTTAATTTAGTGGGGtaatttaagtaaaatattatttGGTTTTACAAtaatttaatgttgtatttatattattgaaaaaaaaatatcACAAAAATCTACTCCCtgactccctccataccagactaATGATAATATGGTAAAAAATACGGAGTAGGatttttaagaaaagagggtaaaagcaggggtaaagagagaaaaaaataggTAGGGTATGTAAATGTGGGTTGATACTTGATAGAtgggtatgtaatgacattttgtgtaaatatcaaaagggtataaggataacttggtaatgttgtgggccaaataaggaatgttaccattggtatggtacggccgtattaggtaagtgttactATTGGTctgatatggagggagtatttgacTTTTTAATGGGCATTTTATTTTGGGTAAAATAGATGTTAATGGTAGAGGCGGCAATCATTGACACgacccgaaaacacgacacgaacccaacacgaagttagcgggttagggtcaagacgttgtgacccatttaagtaattggttTGACACGACACGAAATTTAAATGGGTCGCGTTAGGGTTGATgtcttttgacacgaacccgacacgaataacccatttTTTTAAAACTAGTGTAgttcccgtgctatagcacgttactttttagatttattttataaagagatattatcaattaaattatttccATAAATGAAGTatacttttaatttaatgttataatctactaaatataatattaataaaaggttgaaaaaaaagtttactaccataataagacattttaagttaagttatttttttactattaaaaataacacaataattttataccgttacatgcaactaatttatgacattaatagtacaattattaagttagttgtataattttattaaaaagcGTATTGACCCTAAAACGAAAAACAGTAAAAAATATTCCTCGCATCGAAAAGAAAATTTacgaattattaaaataatgttttCACTTTTTTATTTCTAATAGAAAATACATAAGTGTTTTTACATCTTTCAAAAAATAGTCCATATTACTAAGACAAAATTTGGACTATTAATAACTTTTACTTTGATAGATGAGATAGAAAAAGTGGGCTATGTATAAGGTCCATAATCCCCTATAGACTAAAAGAATAACACATCTGTGTTATTCCCGCTCATCTTTCCCCCCATACGGAATATTCACTTTTAGAATATTTTCTAATATATTTCATTTCTAATATATTGTAATCAAAATATTTTAGTCAACTCATATATGGAATATTTCTACTACAATATTCTACCCAAATATATGGAATATTTCTTATGGTTACGTTTTATTTATAAAAATAcatttacattaaattaaattcaaattcaatttattgaaataatattaatacactaaatctctataattaacctttataaaattaccgtgctgtagcacgggttGCTATACTAGTTTACAATCCATCAAATCTTGTTGTGTTAGTAGTATCCAGAAAAATAGGCCCAATTAAGAAGAAGTttctttaggcgggaaaactaagagaatttttattctcttagtagtaggggagaTTGTCATAATATATTTTGCTGGAGTAAAATAAttcaacaaaacaacttaaaaataagcattttcattcatcattttttggATATTAGGGTTATAAAACGAAGTTTGTTGTATTAGTTTATTCGGTTAAACGGGTTAAGTGGGTTAAAAATGATCTGCTTAAaaataaatgggttaaacaagtcggttgggttatagaaaaattaaatgggtcaGGTTAGGGTTAagacaaatgacccgtttatctaattgggtcgggttagggttggggtagtGGTGACCCGTTTAATATTGACCACAAACACCGAACACGACACGACCTGATCTGTTTGTCAAGTATAGTTAATGGGGtttaaccgtttaagaaggtaataaaaaaataaaatttgtaaGATGGATtggttgtaaatatttctaatgAAGTAAGGTATGTGTGATTGGAAAATTGAAATATGGGTAGGAATTAGGAAATAGAAATGTCGTTTCGCCGTCCGTTTATTGGGAAAATGACACACTAGCCCATCAGGTGCGTACTGAATAATTTCAATATTAATTAAACTCGTATGAATAATGCTTTGTGCCATACGAAAATACTCGTAATATATTTGATGGCCTATAGTAATTTATTGGATCAAAGTTGTATAGTTAATGGGCTAAATAAACTCTTCATTGTCTCCTTCAATAAACATTGTTCCGTCTAATACGTGAGCTGACTCGTAAAGCCCTCAAAGTTGATTGTAAAGTTTGAGCACAACACATTGCTAATTCACCACtattgtctaaaacattattagTGGATGTTGAATTTAAAATTTATATGGCAATCAGTAAATAAAATTTTTATATTCACAAAATATAATTAACTATGCACACATTTAACCATCTTTATATTATGAAGGAGAATATACTTCAATCGAAATTTAATTTGGTGGCCAATGATGATCAAATTATGAACATAAAACAAAGTTTTTAACACATTagtaaaaaataattaaaagtaGATATTTCAAATCAAATCTAACAACCATGCTAATATATCCTCTACAAGGGCAACTAGGCTTgtagaagttttttttttttttctaatataaGGGTCAACAGAGAAACAATTCAAATCCTACAATATATTGTCCATAGCGTAGTCTATATTACGCGACTAAGATCTCTTTGACTGCTTAGGAGGATGGGTGTGCTCAGGACCAGCGACACCAGTAACGACTTTAGCGACGTCCATGGCACTAGACTCCGGCTTCTTCTtagtatacaacacaaaataacCAAGGGTGGCAGCCACTACTGCACCTCCAATAGCCATTCTCAAAGGGCAAAATGGTAAATTTTTCCTTTGGTGTAGCACTTCACCTGGTTGATTACCAGGTGGCCTTTTTTCACCACCAGTTCCGGCTGCTTTATCTGCCATATTTTATcgcgtaattaattattttacgtaAATAATCTCTGATGATAAGATATTAAATCTTCAATGTTGAAATTTactgttttttgttttatttctaaTTTATTTTTTAGCTCTTTATGTTTGATTTTAGGTAATAAGTGAGGTTATGAatcttttattataaaattaaggTTGCAACAATTAGATGGGAATTAAGAGGTTGGAAATTAGTAGATAAAATTATGGAGAATATGTGGTTAATTATCAACTTAAAGACTTGGTCTTAAGATTTAGAAACTAAATTTAGTGTTAAAATGTCAAGGTTACAATTCTAAGTTGTTTTATACTATTAATCAATTTATGTTAAAATCAAATGAGTGACtaatggattttttttttttttattaaattttttgTACTCACTGTAATATTGCGGAGTCAATTTTATACTGTAGTACGGTGTGGTGGTAACTCGGTATTTAACATTGATGATAAAACATTATTatactaatatttttttttacttcAAAATTTAGGCTATCATTGTAAATTGCAATTTTGGTTTTCGACTGATTATGAAATGTCAAATTACTTGAATAATTTTTAATGGGTAAACTCTGACAAGAAAAATGTACGAGGCTTTCATCCCTTTAATTTTCGGGCCTACTTAGCAAAGCCCATTGGAAAAGGATATAATAGAAGAGAGTTTTAGGCCCATACTTGAGCTCGGTCATCTATAAAGGATGGCAATTGAAACACAAATTGTTTGGTAAAATTACCTTATGGTAGAATTATCCTATTATTACCAATAAATTCAAACGGTAAACTTTAAAATGATTATTAAGttttgaattttattttgataatccTGATTTTATAATGATGACCAACATATTTAAAAAGCATGCCGTCATAATAACATAGAATAATGGATTATATCTCAAGAGGTAATAAAACTGAGTTTATATAAATTACTGGTGGTAtatttcatcaactgatttaatCATGTAGTGAAAGCGTAATTCTAATAAATACTACTCCATACGTCACATTcattttttttaccttttttattgttttataagGAATATTTTAacaaatgatagggacggagagggtaaaaatttgtttttttggcCCGTTAGTATTTTGGGTAATTGTTTTTTGGATGTTGATAAGGAGTATCCATATCGATAATTGGGACAATCTTCATCGGATACTGAAGGCAAATTAATGGGTAGACCCCttctaaatttgtttttttttttcatttgtaaGAGTTAGGAACAGAACCCCTCACCATTTAAAAAATGAGAGTTTTTACTACTCACACCAACCAATTTTAATAATATTTTGGGCCATTATAATATAAGCAGTAGCAGAGTCAGGGAAGAACGGAGCCCAGTAATTTAGATTAAAAAGAAACATTATTATTGTTTAATTAAATTATTCTTAACTCAACCCCTCAATTAAGAAATGGAGTCGCAAGCTG contains:
- the LOC141586242 gene encoding actin-related protein 7; its protein translation is MEAIVVDVGSKFLKAGFAIPDQPPPIIMPTQMKCVPEDGSLDDVALSEEITVDPIVRGFVSDWDAMEDMMHHLLYTSLGWELGNEGQILFADPLLIPKAAREQLAQLMFEKFNVSGFYATEQAVLSLYAAGRISGCTVDIGHGKIDIAPVIEGAVQHIASRRFEIGGADLTKLLAEELGRSNPMVNLKLQDVEKIKEEKASCAEDELAYQKKQKSCPIERHTLPDGQVITIGKERYAVGEALFQPSIMGLDADGIVEQLVRCILMVSSENHRQLLESTVLCGCTTSMDGFENRFQKEANLSPSAIHPSVVKAPEYMPDNLSQFSAWVGGAILAKVVFPQNQHVTKADYDENGPAVVHRKCF